The sequence AATGAAATCATCTCCGCCAATGTGTCCCAGAAATCCACCCAACCGCAGCGTGCAATGCTTCAATATCTCCGCTGTGGACTGAATCATCCGGTCACCTTCCTTAAATCCATAGGTGTCGTTGTACGCTTTGAAATGGTCCAGATCAATATATAGCACACTAAACTGATCCTGAAGCAGCGATTTCACCAGATACTCATTAATGCTCAGATTTCCTGGAAGGCCCGTTAACGGATTCAAAAAGCTCGCAGCCAGCGCTTGTATTTCGGCGAAATTCAGCAGTAGATCGCGCACACTTACGATGCCAAAGAACCGATCCTCATGCGTAACAATCACGTAGTCATACAGGTTCTCCTCCTTCCGGTTCATTGCAAGCTTGCTAACTTCAGTAATTGGTGTTTTGTACGGAACCACAAGCGGGTCCTTATCCATTAACAACTCTACAGATCTCCCCATAAACAAGGTAAAACCATACAAGGTCCCTATCTGCTGATAGAACCTTATTCGCATAATAAGCGCGACCGGATAGCCGTTGTCTGAGACGACCACTCCCTGAAGCTGCGGATTGCTTTTAAAAATTTGATCTACGAATTCGCATTTGCTGTTGGGGGGGATTTGCGGAATTTGTTCCGCAATCTCTCCAATTTGGAGAAGCATACTCATAACCCCTTCCTGCGTGACTTGTATCTCTACACCATTTACTTAAACCAGATCTATTCCAATAGATCCATCCTGCGGTCGAAAGATAGGCCTGCCTAAAGCATAACCCTGACCATAATCAATACCT comes from Paenibacillus sp. 19GGS1-52 and encodes:
- a CDS encoding GGDEF domain-containing protein, producing the protein MSMLLQIGEIAEQIPQIPPNSKCEFVDQIFKSNPQLQGVVVSDNGYPVALIMRIRFYQQIGTLYGFTLFMGRSVELLMDKDPLVVPYKTPITEVSKLAMNRKEENLYDYVIVTHEDRFFGIVSVRDLLLNFAEIQALAASFLNPLTGLPGNLSINEYLVKSLLQDQFSVLYIDLDHFKAYNDTYGFKEGDRMIQSTAEILKHCTLRLGGFLGHIGGDDFIVFLNDYNYLESCETMLREFDTAVKGFYHEQHLQQQYVLTESRSGVIEEIPLVSLSIAVVTNRFRKFDSIEDISEEAARIKKRCKMVKGNCYIDDVKQGKESEGIRMVMRGC